A region of Reichenbachiella carrageenanivorans DNA encodes the following proteins:
- a CDS encoding helix-turn-helix domain-containing protein produces the protein MDGNNQVSQFVMVPKSVFEYLQKSVETILERVENSNRGSSGQDEYITAQEFMDRAKICRATFDEKRANNEIKVIKRGRKLYLTSDSVRKYIEGK, from the coding sequence ATGGATGGTAATAATCAGGTGAGTCAATTCGTAATGGTGCCAAAGTCAGTCTTTGAGTATTTGCAAAAATCAGTGGAGACGATTCTAGAAAGAGTGGAAAACTCTAATCGAGGTTCATCTGGTCAAGATGAATACATTACCGCTCAGGAGTTTATGGATCGAGCTAAAATTTGCAGAGCCACTTTTGATGAAAAAAGGGCCAATAACGAAATCAAGGTAATTAAAAGAGGAAGAAAACTTTACCTTACTTCTGATAGCGTCAGAAAATATATAGAAGGAAAATAA
- a CDS encoding ParA family protein: MSTIISIANEKGGVAKTTSTGSIGSILSRLNYKVLLIDLDPQADLTISLDVQAEDRNIFDCLFHHKMIIANKVNENLILVGGDPRLTPIDFMDSVKKDKEFQFENPRLILKSLLNQVSDKADFILMDCPPNREIITQNALAASDYVLIPSEAHNFSVNGINNIIEYLDAFVSAKLNPDLKLLGLFVTRYRQNTAIHSDMVEWFENNYPDELFKTKINENITIQEATQMGRELSIHDDIKRSSQLVKKSSPFKGLADYRELVDEILNRIDHESRKV, from the coding sequence ATGTCAACAATAATATCAATCGCCAACGAAAAAGGCGGCGTTGCTAAAACCACAAGTACAGGCTCAATTGGAAGTATCCTATCAAGGCTTAATTATAAAGTTTTACTCATTGATTTGGACCCCCAAGCCGACCTAACCATTTCACTTGATGTGCAAGCAGAAGATCGAAACATATTTGATTGTCTATTTCATCATAAGATGATAATTGCCAATAAGGTCAATGAAAATCTAATTTTAGTAGGTGGAGATCCGCGATTAACACCCATTGATTTTATGGATTCGGTCAAAAAGGACAAAGAGTTTCAATTTGAAAACCCACGTTTAATCCTGAAATCACTACTCAATCAGGTGTCAGATAAGGCAGACTTTATTCTGATGGATTGTCCTCCGAATAGGGAGATAATCACTCAGAATGCGCTTGCAGCGAGCGATTACGTATTAATTCCCTCTGAGGCTCATAACTTCTCTGTGAATGGCATCAATAATATCATTGAATACTTAGATGCCTTTGTTTCTGCAAAACTAAATCCTGATCTAAAGCTATTGGGGCTTTTCGTAACCAGATACCGTCAGAATACAGCTATACACTCAGACATGGTTGAATGGTTCGAAAACAACTACCCTGATGAACTGTTTAAAACCAAAATCAACGAGAATATAACCATTCAGGAAGCCACCCAGATGGGTCGAGAGCTATCAATACATGACGATATCAAAAGATCGTCTCAATTGGTAAAGAAAAGCTCTCCATTCAAAGGCTTAGCTGACTATCGAGAATTAGTAGATGAAATTTTAAACCGCATAGATCATGAGTCGCGAAAAGTTTAA
- a CDS encoding MobC family plasmid mobilization relaxosome protein → MPRPRIDKDNLRSKVLTFRCTLVDAKDIKLYCKSHKIGLLDLVFLGMKRAKPKQVSYPILKGIKTELYRIGNNLNQLSKALNSGNKTARILASARIKELQELRDQLNQINEQIK, encoded by the coding sequence ATGCCAAGACCACGAATTGACAAAGACAACCTAAGATCTAAAGTTCTCACTTTTAGATGCACATTGGTTGATGCCAAAGACATCAAGTTGTATTGTAAATCCCATAAGATAGGTCTGCTAGACCTAGTCTTTCTTGGCATGAAAAGGGCTAAACCAAAGCAGGTTTCCTACCCCATTTTAAAGGGCATTAAGACGGAATTGTATCGCATCGGAAACAACCTGAATCAATTGAGCAAAGCTCTAAATTCAGGAAACAAAACTGCTCGAATCTTGGCTTCTGCCAGAATAAAAGAACTACAAGAATTGCGTGATCAATTGAACCAGATAAATGAACAAATCAAATGA
- a CDS encoding relaxase/mobilization nuclease domain-containing protein: protein MRYLVHNRDHKNIGDNMGDLLVDQQLDALKCVADQNRRLKNRVFHGSLSLPPGESLTEIQWKDCAHQFMTDMGFSNAPYAIIRHFDKEYEHIHLCGSRVDYDGKTISDSRSYARAMESVRKLEKLYGLQEVLEHETKSKSNKKSTKEIHAERRGYKLIKTKIKEAIDAAISKSRGVNRKEFNLNFAKTFRQTGIEIQVHKHKNGEVYGMSFESNGIPFKSSKLGKNYQYTQLNKRLDLAFQMQLRHAINEKQKNSINEIDHAKGVNQTSQSKEIGKTNSPDTNKNRGISM from the coding sequence ATGAGGTATCTGGTTCACAACAGGGATCATAAGAATATTGGTGACAACATGGGTGATCTACTTGTTGACCAACAATTAGACGCCTTAAAATGCGTAGCAGACCAAAACAGAAGACTAAAGAACAGAGTGTTTCATGGGAGTTTGAGTCTGCCTCCTGGAGAGAGTCTTACCGAAATACAATGGAAAGATTGCGCCCATCAATTTATGACTGATATGGGTTTTTCAAATGCGCCTTATGCTATCATTCGCCATTTTGACAAGGAGTACGAACATATACATCTCTGTGGCTCAAGAGTCGACTATGACGGTAAGACCATTTCGGATTCTCGTTCCTATGCCAGGGCAATGGAATCTGTTAGAAAATTAGAAAAGCTATACGGGCTTCAGGAGGTATTGGAACATGAGACCAAATCTAAGTCGAATAAGAAATCTACCAAAGAAATCCATGCAGAGCGCAGAGGCTATAAGTTGATCAAGACAAAAATAAAGGAGGCCATAGATGCCGCCATTTCAAAGTCAAGAGGTGTAAATAGAAAAGAATTCAATCTGAACTTCGCCAAGACTTTTAGGCAAACAGGCATTGAAATTCAAGTCCACAAACATAAGAATGGAGAGGTATACGGCATGTCATTTGAATCAAACGGAATACCGTTCAAATCCTCGAAGCTCGGTAAAAACTACCAATACACCCAACTCAACAAACGGCTTGATTTGGCTTTTCAAATGCAGCTCCGACATGCAATAAATGAAAAGCAAAAAAACTCCATCAATGAAATTGATCATGCTAAAGGAGTCAATCAGACTAGTCAATCAAAAGAAATCGGAAAAACCAATTCGCCTGACACAAATAAAAACCGTGGAATCAGTATGTAA
- a CDS encoding metallophosphoesterase, with protein sequence MKIQYASDLHLEFDDNYQFLLENKLKPVAPYLILAGDIDIISNGTVTRLDFFKYLSENWKEVYIIPGNHEFYKKGNVAASFSLELTIHPNVRYLNHQVITIEGVDLIFSTLWSRTNTSLIKSMISDFNQCKYDDGPFKYKQHDELHARAVRWLNHQLSLDKERPRIVVSHFVPCQQANGYPQNDGDYKQSIMNRYFVADLENRIRDWDIDYWIYGHNHWDKDIDALGVKFRSNQLGYVFTAEHNGFDIEKVIEI encoded by the coding sequence ATGAAAATCCAATACGCCTCAGACCTACATTTAGAATTTGATGACAACTATCAATTTCTACTAGAGAATAAACTAAAGCCAGTTGCCCCTTATCTGATCCTTGCTGGTGATATTGATATCATTTCGAACGGGACAGTAACACGACTGGACTTCTTTAAGTATCTATCTGAGAACTGGAAGGAAGTTTATATCATCCCTGGTAATCACGAATTCTATAAAAAAGGGAATGTTGCAGCTTCTTTCAGTCTGGAACTTACAATTCATCCGAATGTCAGGTATCTCAATCACCAAGTCATAACTATAGAGGGTGTAGATCTTATATTCTCAACACTTTGGTCGCGAACCAATACTTCATTGATCAAAAGCATGATTAGCGATTTTAACCAATGTAAATATGATGATGGACCGTTTAAATATAAGCAGCATGATGAACTGCACGCAAGGGCTGTTAGGTGGCTCAATCACCAGCTGTCTCTGGACAAAGAACGACCTCGAATAGTGGTGTCACATTTTGTTCCTTGTCAGCAAGCTAATGGCTATCCGCAAAACGATGGCGATTACAAACAATCTATCATGAATAGATATTTTGTAGCTGATTTAGAAAACCGAATCAGAGATTGGGATATCGACTATTGGATATACGGCCACAATCATTGGGATAAGGATATTGATGCACTTGGAGTGAAGTTCAGGTCAAATCAACTGGGTTATGTTTTCACAGCAGAGCACAATGGTTTTGATATTGAAAAAGTAATTGAAATATGA
- a CDS encoding metallophosphoesterase, translated as MQEKELDAFLDYLSDQWEQVFIVPGNHESYLFGNMAEIFEMEIKVRPNVTYLNHKKIVIDGVEILFSTLWSHCNEEKIEKVIRDFLNCSYDYGDYKYTHHNKLHDRAVAWLNRELSTPSQCPRIVVSHFVPSRQVDKSLKPFNDHTSMMRDYYVADLDQFLPTWNVDYWIYGHNHCNHNIEIEGVKFVSNMLAYVKHGEHERFNHSANLDLS; from the coding sequence TTGCAAGAGAAAGAATTGGATGCCTTCTTGGATTATTTGTCAGACCAATGGGAACAGGTCTTCATAGTGCCCGGCAATCACGAGTCCTATCTTTTTGGTAATATGGCCGAGATATTTGAGATGGAGATAAAGGTAAGGCCTAATGTTACTTACCTCAATCATAAGAAAATTGTAATTGATGGAGTTGAAATTCTGTTTTCAACGCTATGGAGTCATTGCAATGAGGAAAAGATTGAAAAAGTAATTCGTGATTTTCTTAATTGTTCATATGATTACGGAGATTATAAATACACTCATCACAACAAGTTGCATGATCGAGCTGTTGCTTGGCTAAACCGTGAATTATCTACTCCAAGTCAATGCCCAAGAATTGTGGTTTCCCACTTCGTACCGAGTAGGCAGGTAGATAAATCATTGAAACCATTCAATGATCATACGTCTATGATGCGAGATTATTATGTGGCTGATTTGGATCAATTTCTTCCAACTTGGAATGTGGATTATTGGATCTATGGTCACAATCATTGTAACCACAATATTGAAATTGAAGGAGTCAAATTTGTATCAAATATGCTAGCTTACGTGAAGCACGGAGAGCATGAGCGGTTTAATCATTCAGCTAATCTGGATTTGTCTTAA
- a CDS encoding OmpH family outer membrane protein produces MSNNKIVVAWLGGLTVLFFIVLYLHFSTSQKVVYIDSNQLLNGYKGMQDARSAYQQKATVWQANVDTLMKEVQTAIMDYEKESQSMTAKEKELNKELIRTKQRQLQDYQAAMRDKSAQEDQQMTEKVLTTINAFMINYGKEHNYQVIFGATSAGNIIYADQAINITDEVLNLLNEQYQKM; encoded by the coding sequence ATGTCTAATAATAAAATCGTTGTCGCATGGCTGGGCGGACTGACTGTGCTGTTTTTCATCGTCCTATATCTACACTTCAGTACAAGCCAGAAGGTCGTCTATATAGATTCTAATCAGCTCTTGAATGGGTACAAAGGAATGCAGGATGCTAGGTCTGCATATCAGCAAAAGGCTACTGTTTGGCAGGCCAATGTTGATACTTTGATGAAAGAAGTGCAGACTGCTATCATGGATTATGAGAAAGAAAGTCAGAGCATGACTGCAAAGGAAAAGGAACTCAACAAAGAGCTGATCAGGACGAAGCAAAGACAGCTCCAAGATTATCAAGCAGCCATGCGTGATAAATCGGCGCAGGAAGACCAGCAGATGACGGAAAAAGTGCTAACAACAATCAATGCCTTTATGATTAACTATGGCAAGGAACACAATTATCAAGTCATTTTTGGAGCAACCTCAGCGGGGAATATTATTTATGCAGACCAAGCAATCAACATTACTGATGAGGTGCTGAACTTGCTCAATGAGCAATATCAAAAAATGTAA
- a CDS encoding RHS repeat-associated core domain-containing protein, with translation MDYYPFGSVASQWRNPQEKDYRFGYQGQFAEEDEETGFNHFEAREYDATIARFLNPDPARQYFSPYAAMGNNPLMTVDPDGREGISPSEMNARAYGDQAGAISVANVGGAGWANHKFDVANMSFEPSFNAISAVQNFGMEARAAVMKETAFAIGGELAGAGLVYGFRAFKAIRAVKGVGLSDDIARTFSAGKYQKVVLDESITLSRYYDNVNAFAKGRYMTNPSSITGLKLVDRMGLALRPGWNGMSKVAHWNIPAGSTIYKGRAAMQFPWIGGRTQYFIPSLNNVQRVIK, from the coding sequence ATAGACTACTATCCCTTTGGCTCGGTCGCGAGCCAGTGGAGAAATCCTCAAGAGAAGGATTACAGGTTTGGTTATCAGGGGCAGTTTGCGGAAGAGGATGAAGAGACGGGGTTTAATCATTTTGAGGCTAGGGAGTATGATGCAACAATTGCTAGGTTCTTAAATCCAGACCCCGCTCGTCAATACTTTAGTCCTTATGCGGCAATGGGGAATAACCCTTTAATGACTGTTGACCCTGATGGTCGTGAAGGTATAAGTCCAAGTGAAATGAATGCAAGGGCTTATGGTGACCAAGCAGGAGCTATTTCTGTTGCGAATGTGGGAGGTGCAGGATGGGCCAATCATAAATTTGATGTAGCAAATATGAGCTTTGAGCCTTCGTTTAATGCCATAAGTGCTGTTCAAAATTTTGGCATGGAAGCAAGAGCTGCTGTGATGAAGGAAACAGCCTTTGCAATTGGAGGAGAGTTAGCTGGTGCTGGGCTGGTTTATGGGTTTAGAGCATTTAAAGCAATTAGAGCTGTTAAAGGGGTAGGGCTTTCTGATGATATTGCGCGTACTTTTAGTGCAGGAAAGTACCAAAAGGTAGTTCTAGATGAATCTATCACTCTTAGTCGATATTATGATAATGTGAATGCTTTTGCTAAAGGAAGGTATATGACCAACCCGTCTTCTATTACTGGTTTAAAGCTTGTGGATAGAATGGGTTTGGCCTTACGTCCGGGTTGGAATGGAATGTCAAAAGTGGCACATTGGAATATACCCGCAGGGAGTACTATTTACAAAGGACGCGCTGCTATGCAATTTCCATGGATAGGTGGCCGTACCCAATATTTTATTCCAAGTCTTAATAATGTCCAAAGAGTAATTAAATAA
- a CDS encoding tyrosine-type recombinase/integrase: protein MKFKEYLQSNGYSRTTIKGHVRNVENLHQWAVEEGLEIEQITYQDLLAYTQQLNKRGTSKRTVSLYMGSIKHYYNHLLQAEIISHHPAQKIQIKGIKRRMVYDILKPIELEAVYHKFITNEPQFNPRDNATTKQLRQPSFQMHKVMLGLLIYQGINSTELIDLKPEDIKLREGMIYVPRNRRSNERELKLEAVQILEMQEYLLKTRAEILAITQKQSEQLFISSGKSPSLYHAIRKLTKTLKDQNGRIEDLQQIRASVIVKWLNNYNLRQAQYMAGHRFVSSTEKYKQSDLEDLKEDINKFHPLN from the coding sequence ATGAAGTTTAAAGAGTATTTACAATCGAATGGTTACAGTCGTACAACCATCAAAGGACACGTCAGGAATGTAGAAAACTTGCATCAATGGGCAGTAGAAGAAGGATTGGAAATAGAGCAGATCACTTATCAGGATTTATTGGCTTACACGCAGCAGTTGAATAAAAGAGGGACAAGTAAACGAACAGTGAGCTTGTACATGGGAAGCATCAAACATTATTACAATCACTTATTGCAAGCAGAAATAATCAGTCACCATCCAGCGCAGAAAATCCAAATCAAGGGCATCAAAAGAAGAATGGTTTACGACATCTTAAAGCCCATCGAGCTAGAAGCTGTTTACCACAAGTTTATCACCAACGAACCTCAGTTCAATCCAAGAGATAACGCAACCACCAAGCAACTAAGACAGCCCAGCTTCCAGATGCATAAAGTAATGTTGGGACTATTGATTTATCAGGGGATCAACTCCACAGAATTAATTGATCTAAAACCAGAGGATATTAAGCTGAGAGAAGGAATGATTTATGTCCCCAGGAACAGAAGAAGCAACGAAAGAGAGTTGAAATTAGAAGCTGTTCAGATACTTGAAATGCAAGAATATTTACTCAAAACCAGAGCGGAAATATTAGCCATCACACAGAAACAATCAGAGCAGTTATTTATCAGTTCGGGCAAGAGTCCGAGCCTGTACCACGCCATCCGAAAACTAACCAAGACGTTGAAAGATCAGAATGGAAGGATAGAAGATCTACAACAAATCAGAGCCAGTGTAATTGTGAAATGGTTGAATAATTACAATCTAAGACAAGCCCAATACATGGCAGGCCACAGGTTCGTAAGCAGCACAGAAAAGTACAAACAAAGTGACTTAGAAGACCTGAAAGAAGATATTAACAAGTTCCATCCACTCAACTAA
- a CDS encoding tyrosine-type recombinase/integrase produces the protein MSYLIGSQNPKTDTQVKKLNLDNTSFRYLEKSFGEWLDILGYASSTVYNLPHHVREFLYYLEKQRITTINQLAHKHIKQYYDQLKERSNQRRSGALSSSYLNKHLQALNKFTDYLRQVGRLDIPIVGIRWEEEQLKSIPVLSVDEIRQLYQVTYDTTLYHSKRLSDEKMEAIQSRDRAMLTIFYGCGLRRNEGYHLDIGDINFDRQLLHVKRGKGYKERYVPFNQANQKHLQEYIYDHRSSLISDKREGAFFISYKRRRMGGQSLLLRLKLLQVNTNQPELIEKEIVLHTLRHSIATHLLQAGMSLENISKFLGHSSLESTQIYTHIAEMEIEKEQRYDNIPAYETIQLHEDEV, from the coding sequence ATGAGTTATCTCATTGGCTCACAAAATCCAAAAACAGATACCCAAGTGAAAAAACTAAACCTAGATAATACCTCTTTTAGATACCTAGAAAAGAGCTTCGGCGAGTGGTTGGACATCCTTGGTTATGCTTCGAGCACTGTTTACAACTTACCCCACCATGTACGAGAGTTTTTGTATTATCTGGAAAAACAAAGAATAACCACCATTAACCAACTAGCTCATAAACATATCAAACAATATTATGACCAGCTCAAAGAAAGAAGCAACCAGAGAAGATCAGGTGCATTAAGCAGTAGTTATCTAAACAAGCACTTGCAAGCTCTGAATAAGTTTACAGACTATCTCAGACAAGTAGGAAGACTAGATATCCCGATTGTTGGCATTAGATGGGAAGAAGAGCAGTTGAAATCTATTCCAGTGTTGAGTGTAGATGAAATCAGACAATTATATCAGGTGACTTATGATACCACTTTGTATCACAGCAAACGACTCAGTGATGAAAAAATGGAAGCCATCCAAAGCAGGGACAGAGCCATGTTGACGATCTTTTATGGTTGTGGGCTCAGGAGAAATGAAGGCTATCATCTGGACATTGGAGACATTAATTTTGACAGGCAGTTACTGCATGTCAAGAGAGGGAAGGGATACAAAGAAAGATACGTTCCATTTAATCAAGCCAATCAGAAACACTTGCAAGAATACATCTATGATCATCGCTCAAGCTTGATCAGTGACAAAAGAGAAGGAGCGTTTTTTATCAGCTACAAACGCAGAAGGATGGGAGGGCAAAGCCTGTTACTGAGACTCAAACTATTGCAAGTCAACACCAATCAACCAGAGCTGATAGAAAAGGAAATAGTACTCCACACACTGCGTCATAGCATCGCCACACATCTACTGCAAGCAGGCATGAGTCTGGAAAATATTAGCAAGTTTTTAGGGCATAGCAGTTTAGAGTCAACCCAGATATATACCCACATTGCTGAAATGGAAATAGAGAAGGAACAACGCTACGACAATATCCCAGCTTACGAAACCATACAACTGCACGAGGATGAAGTTTAA
- a CDS encoding helix-turn-helix domain-containing protein, whose product MDIGERIKKIREARGLSQKEVSATLNMDQSQYSKIEKGKTDPTTTTLDKITKAMGVSLAELFISNDPLEEVNSIDKSTMEKLQLLEELEEDEKQSVFKIIDGLVSKKKLKDTLSSALKTA is encoded by the coding sequence ATGGATATTGGAGAGCGTATAAAAAAGATAAGAGAAGCCAGAGGGCTTTCACAAAAGGAAGTGTCTGCTACGCTAAATATGGATCAATCGCAGTATTCTAAGATTGAAAAGGGCAAAACTGATCCTACAACTACCACGCTCGATAAAATCACTAAAGCTATGGGCGTGTCTCTTGCCGAACTATTCATTTCTAATGATCCGCTCGAAGAAGTAAATTCTATTGATAAGTCCACTATGGAAAAACTTCAACTACTCGAAGAACTGGAAGAGGACGAAAAACAATCCGTTTTTAAAATTATCGATGGACTCGTCTCTAAAAAGAAGCTGAAGGACACACTAAGCAGTGCCCTCAAAACGGCATAA
- a CDS encoding HNH endonuclease signature motif containing protein translates to MSYRVRSTSRGGANFDAATVQAVWEKGRVVTGYDPSYVRKDTCGALMQRSEYGNTNSKFGWEIDHVVPVSKGGSDALSNLQPLQWENNRHKSDDYPGWSCKVKAA, encoded by the coding sequence ATGTCTTACAGAGTAAGAAGCACTTCTAGAGGTGGTGCAAACTTTGATGCAGCTACAGTACAGGCTGTATGGGAAAAAGGAAGAGTTGTAACAGGTTACGACCCTTCTTATGTTAGAAAAGATACTTGTGGTGCATTGATGCAACGTTCCGAGTATGGGAACACCAACTCGAAATTTGGTTGGGAGATTGATCATGTAGTACCAGTATCAAAAGGAGGCTCAGATGCGCTTAGTAATCTCCAACCCCTGCAATGGGAAAATAATCGTCATAAAAGTGATGATTACCCAGGGTGGAGCTGTAAAGTGAAAGCCGCTTAA
- a CDS encoding MafI family immunity protein, producing the protein MLKKLISTLIDTARTLGLGVSDLDNAQDLLDNREYGLAFDTIITQLYEYEIEIDKELYDLIDKMAQKMDISESGYSFMQELIREENIVPKPVKDKLAEILKNIEVSK; encoded by the coding sequence ATGTTAAAAAAGTTAATTTCAACTTTGATTGATACTGCTAGGACTTTGGGGTTAGGTGTATCGGATTTAGATAATGCCCAAGACCTACTTGATAATAGAGAGTATGGTCTTGCTTTTGATACGATTATTACTCAGTTATATGAGTACGAAATTGAAATTGATAAGGAACTTTATGATCTAATTGATAAGATGGCTCAAAAAATGGATATTTCGGAAAGTGGATATTCTTTTATGCAAGAGCTTATACGTGAGGAGAATATTGTTCCCAAGCCCGTAAAGGATAAATTGGCTGAAATATTAAAAAATATAGAGGTCAGCAAATAA